DNA sequence from the Candidatus Bathyarchaeota archaeon genome:
TAACTTGGTCAATATTAATCATATCGGATTTATGCTTTCATAGCACCGACCTGTTAGGCCCAGTTGCTTTATTATTAAATAACAGAGAATTCAATTTGTAGGTGTTCCTGGATTAAATGTGTATATTATTCTTGCTATTATTTTTCCTGCTTCTGTTATTTCTCCTGTTGATGTATAAATCCAAGGAGTTGTATCTTCAGGAGGATCATTATTGCTGTTGATGCTTTCATATACTTCTGAACTAATCTGTCCATTAGTGCTTCCTGTGCTGTATGTTGAGTTTGAGCTTTTTATTATTCGTTCGCCATTTGGAGAGTTTGTTGTTGTTAATGTTACTCCATTGTATGGACTTCCTGTATAAAATGTTGTATATGTACAGTTAGTTCCTCCTCTGGCAACTATTGCTTGCCATCTTGAGTCAGCGAAATTGCTTATCTGATAGGAGGTGTAGTTCATTAGTTTTTTTCCGTTATTGAGTGTGTATATTGTGAGTATTTTATTTAGTTCAGCTGCAGCTCTATCAATTTGTGTCTGTTCTATTGCTGCTCCTGTTGTATAATTAAATAAAAACTGGACTACTTCTATAGTCGGAACTGAGGCAGTAGACATAAACTTGGTTGTTTTGCCATTATTTCTTCCACCCATCATGTCTCTGATTACTGCATGATCTACAGGTATTATTGTACCATATGTGCCTACAAGATACTCTGGTGTTGGTATATTTTGTTCCACTACATATAGTGCTAATGTATCTGGCAAATTATGCATATTCAATTCTGCAACTTGTGGAAGTCCATTAAATGCAGGAGTCTGACTATAATTTAATTCTGATAATGCTTGATCAAGCTTTTGATATATCTGTAAATCATTATATTCAGATGATGTGTTATCAACTATTGCTTTTTCTGTTAAAGTATCATATTCTGTGAAATTAATATGCATAATTCCTTGAGCATTTGATGTGAATGTTTTTACTGTTCCATCTGCAAGGGTGTATGTCTGTGTGAAGTTAGGAACTAAATCTCCTTGCACATTATATACAATTACGTAGAAATCTCTAACTGCCAGCGGAATTCTTGTTAGTGTCGCTTCCTTTTTGTTTGCGCCTTCGGCGAGTGTTACGTTCACTTCTGACTGCCTTGCATATCCGTCCAGTTCGAATGTTAGGCTGTCAAGTGCTACTGTTGCAGATGTTTCTTGTGTGTGTGCTGTTTCGTATGCATTTCCTGAGACTGTTGCTGAATATATTGGCTCTCCGTTTTTCCATCCTCTTACAAGTGTTCCGTCTGGGCTTGTTGCTGTTCCGTAGAGCCAATGTGAGTATAGTCTCTGGAGTGTTGCCTCAAGCTTTGTTCCTCCGTCGACAAATACGACGCCCGTCTGCTTGAATGTTACATAATTGCTCATTGATATGGTTACACTGTCTGCTGTAAATGTTTTTGTTATCCTCTTTATGTGTGCTGTTGCATAACTATTTCCTGAAACTGTTGCGCTTTGTATTAGCGTTCCGTCTTTCCATGCTCTTGCAAGCGCGCCGTTAGGGCTTGTTGCTGTTCCGTATAGCCAGTGCTCATATTCTTGGACTACGCTGAGTAGTTTTTCAGGGTTTGTTCCTGCTGTTACACTTACGTTTTGAGTGCTTGTCTGTATGTTTGATTTTGTTATCGTGAATGAGAATGAGTAGCTCGCATAAGGAACGTTGTTCACATCTGTCAAAAGGTTGCTTTTTATTGCAGTTGCTTTTCCATTTGCGCCTGTTGTTACTGCTGCATCGCCTCCTGATATTGAAGCACCTGAGACATTTTCACTAAACTGGTTCTGCACGAGGAAATTAATTATAGCACTATATAAGTTTCCTGTGAATGTAATATTTCTTGTTTCGTTGTCGTCCATTAAGAATGTTATTTCGTTTGCGCTGTGTCCTGGAACTGCCCTGCTTCCTACTTTGATTGTTTCCGTCTGGGTGTTGTCGTTCCAGTTGAAGTATGCTGCTCCGCTTGTTACGCTTACCCATGCAGTATCCGAGGGGTTTGCAGTGTTTACCTTGTAAATCATTGTTCCGTTCTTTATTGTTTTTCCAAGGATGCTGCTAAGAGCATTTACTGTCAATGCATGGCTGCGTTCAGCCGGATCAAGATTTATTGTCTGGGCTGTAATTCCTTTGATTACTGACAGGGGAACTGTTTTTGTTACAAGTCCTGTCCCTGATACTTCTGCATCTATTGATGTCTGGTCCCCCTGGACCTTGAATAATGACTGCTGGCCTACGGATGCTGTTGCAAGGACAGTCGAGCCCCTTCTCAGGGTGTATGTCTGTCCGTTTCCGTTTATTGTAACGTAGAAATGTCCTCTCCTTAAAGTGTCAAGAACTACCTCGTCGTTAATGAACTGGGTCTTCAGTATTCTTGCAGTATCTGTGTATTCTCCTGTAAGAAGGTATTCGAGGTTTATTCCTTTTGTGTTGTCAAACCTTTCCTGCAAGGTCTGCTTTGCAAGTGTTCCTGTTGCAGTTGTTTCTTCGTCCAGCAATGCTGATGTGCTTGTATTTTTTACTGTTACCTTTGTTCCTGTGTTTGTATTCGCGGAATACAAGAAAACTTTAAGGCTCCAGTTGACTGATTTATCAATGGTGAAAATACTCCCGGGAGCAACAGAAAAGGCTTGTGTATAGTAATCAAGGTTGGAATTGCTAAAATCAACTGTGTATTCATTGACAGCTCCTGTCCCCTTTCCGTATAAGTTCTTTTTAGCATCAAGAGAAAGGGTTTCATGTTCCCTGATGATGTTTAGAGTAATAATGCAACTTGTATTAATAACTTTAAATGACTTTCCCGATGAGGCATCCGAAAAGGTAATAATGTGCAAACCGGGATTTGTCCTTATTGTCATGGACAATTCTTCCGGCAGGCATAATTTCCCAAGCAAGGCTCCTTTAAGATCAAATATTGAGACTATCCCTTTAGGTTCCTGAAAGTTCCTGAAAATAAGGTTTATGATGCCATTAGATGACGGATTACCCGCAAGGACAATGTCTTCAACGTTCACAAAATAGTCATCGATCCCGGTAATATTCTTAAGAATATAGGTTTCAGGCGATATGAATTGATTATCAGAGATGGTCGTGTCGCCCTGAATAAGAACGGATCCAGAAGCATTCTGTCCGTCAGGTTGTGTAAGTTTCAACAACAATTCAGCTTTCTGGGCAGTAACTGAATTACATAAGACAAGAATAAATATGAAGACATATTTCTTGTTGGTCACTTTCATCGTTTGAGATTAACTTTCAGGTTATTCAAGCAATTAAGTTATAATTGCGAAATTATCAAGTTATTGATTGTCTTGCAATTGGGCCTAACGGCCAGCGGGTATGGGCAGTAAGTGTTACCGTAAGCCTCCGATTAAAGACGACTTGATTTATACATTTTGATTACTAATGATACAACTTGTGAACGATTTTACCAACCAGGCGCAACTTGGCTGCAAGTTGGTCTTTTTTGTTCCAAATAGTTCCGGATTGGATCTTTTACGCCTGATTTGGGTCGATTCTTGTCCAGTGGTTCGGAAGGAGTTCAGTAAGTGCATCCTGGTTTTTCTCGCATCCGGATATACGCACAAGCACGTCCTCTCCATCCATTGTCTCGGGTCGACTCCGGCTGCCTTGCAAGAGCCGATCAGTGAGTAGATAATTGCAGCTCTGATGGCTGCATCGTGATTCCCGCAGAACAGGAAGTTCTTCCTGCCCAGGGCAAGCGGTCTGATGGCATTCTCCACAAGATTGTTATCTATCCGGAACCTCCCGTCGTTGACATAACGGCTGAGTCTGGGAAGCAGAGGAAGTGTATAGCTGATCGCCTTACCCATCCTGCTGTTTTCAGACACCTTGCTCACCGTATCGTACATCCATTTCTCAAACTCCAGGATTACAGGATAGGACTCTTTCCGGCGCTTATCCTTAAGAGCCTCAGCGCTCGTCCCTGCTTCTCTTGCCTCATTCTCGATGTGATATAGCTTGTTTATGTATATGAGACCCTCACTTGCCTTTCTGTTATCCTCTTCTATGGCATCGCTGAACTTCCTTCTTGCATGTGCCCAGCAGCCTATGACCTGTATGCGAGGATCTCCCTCGAACTGGTCGTATGCGCCATAACCATCAGCCTGTATGGTGCCACGGTATCCGCGAAGCAACTTGCGAGCTGTTTCGTAGCCCCTTGAGCCCATGTCGTAATGGAACACTACCTGATGATCTTCTACCGCTCTGGTACACCACATATAACCTTTCACCGCACGGTGCTTCTCATTGTCTATCACCGGCAACGTGCTCTCATCAACCTGTATATAGTCTTTCGACAACACTTCTCGTTTAAGGATATCGTATAGTAGCTTCAGCTTCTCGCACGTAGCCGCGTACCAGTCATTCATCGTCGAGTTGCTGATCGTGTCTCCAAGTTCTTTATACTTCTGTATTACCCTGTAAAAGGGCATGTGGTAGAAAAACTTCTGTATTATGATATCTGTCAGAAGCGATGCAGAGGCCATGCATTTAGGAAGTGGCATCGCCGGCAGTGGAGCCATCTCAAAAACGTTTCTTTCGGGATCCTTTATCTGAAGATTTGACTTGAGAACCAGCTTGTGACGGATGATGCGTCTGACGTATAGCTGCTCGCTAACATATACCAGAACTTCCGTAATCTCCGGATCGAGCTCTGTATAGTCTTCTTTGTTTGCAACCTCCGGATAGATGTGCTCTTCCTTCACCTCAAGATTGCCTGTATCTATCGCTTTGCGAGGCTTCCTTTCAAAGGTCTTTACTTTGATGACTTTCAGCTCCGCCGCGTTTGCCTTCGCCACTTCCGCTTCCAGCGCTGCCTTCTCTTCTTCCGTCATCTCTTCTCCGAAGAGTGTCGGCTCGCTAAGTACCGCAGGATCAAGCGGAAGGTTCTTTTCGCTCATCTTTCCGAACACCTTCTTGCGAAGCCAGTACAATTGATCCTCCAGTGTGACAACTCTTTTGCGGAGAGTTTCATTCTCCGCTTTAAGTACTGCTATCTCTTGCTCTGAAGTCATCACCCTGTCTCACTTTCAATAAATTAAAGCTACACAAAAACGATGATATCTGCAAGCCCACTGCACTCTTTCTTCTACTTTTTCCACATGCTTTTCAGCCCATCAAGACGTGCCTGACGACTATCAGGATCTGACATGATTCTCTCAACCATTTTCCTCAGGTCTCCCCATTTTAACGATGTCGATACAACACCTTCCGTGTCAGATATCGGCATCCCGAACGTTCCCCTGTCCAGCATCTTCGAGTAGATCACCATGCCGCCTGTCTCGTAGTGCAACAACTTTATCCGGTTTCTCCTTTTGTTGATGAAGATGTAAACGTCCCCATTCCTCGGATCGGTTCCCATCTTGTTGTTAACAAGACCACTCAATGTATAGTAGCTCTTCCTCATGTCTGTCGGATCACTGTAGAGCCAGTACCGGAACTCTTCCTCAAGACTGAACATTGGCTGAGGACGCTATGATTATCTCCTGTATCTGGCGACCTGTCAGCTTCCCGCTTATACGCATCATTGTCCCCTTCGGTGTCTTCAGCTCTATACTCACTTCTGCCGGCTCGCTACTGCCGTCCCTTCTTCTGGACCTCCTACCTGTCTTGCCTGGTTTTATCGGAGTCGGAAAAAACTGGCTGCCTGGCAACAGCTGAAGGAACTCTCCGTATTTGTCTTCATTGGAGATATACTTGCGTTTGGCATCGTAGAACTTCCACATCGGAACGTCCAGCTCCTGAAGCCTGGTCTTATAGCTGACATTCTGCTCTTCACAGTAGCTCATTATCTCCCTGACCTCTTCCCTTGTCATCATACTCCTTCTCTTTTTATATGATGCCAAGTTAATCCCGAGCAAATTGACTTAAAAGACGTCCTTTATCGGAGGCTTACGTTATGTTTATTCCGGACCAAACTGACCCCCTATTCCGGTGAAATTGACCCCCCATTCCGGGTAATTGACCCCCTGACGGTACTGGAAAAAAGACTGCCATTCCGGCGAAACTGACCCCCCTGGGGATAGTTTTTGACTGACATTCCGGCATATTGACCCCCTTGGTGAGCGACCCGTTTTATTGCTTTGCAAAAAACGGGATCAATGGCAAACAGGACAATAAGCATGGAAGTCAGAGGACAAATTAAGTTGTTAAACGGTCTTGGATATAGCAAGAAGTCTATAGCCAGGGAGTTAGGGTTATCAAAGAATACAGTAAAAGGGTATCTGTCGGAAAAGAGCGACCCGGCTGTATCAAAGACAGAAGAGAAGAAGGCGGTATTGTTTGACTTTTTCCCATATGTTCAGTCAGAGCTGGGTCGTATTGGAGTTACGCGTCAGATCTTATGGGGAGAATACCGTTCGCGCCATCCTGATGGATACAGTTACACACAGTTTTGTGATTATCTGAGCAAGTGGCTTTCGAGCCAGGATGTATCACTTCACATAGAGCAGGTTGCCGGAGACAAGATGTATATTGATTTTGCAGGAAAGAAGCTGTCTGTTGTAGACTCTGCAAATGGTGAGTTCAAAGATGTAGAGGTGTTTATCTCGGTTCTTGGTTACAGTGGCAAGACCTATGTCAGGGCTGTATGGAGCCAACAGAAAGAATATCTTCTGGACTCTGTTATGCGTGCCGTACAAGTATATAGGGCAAAAGGTTAAGATTGTTTACACGGCCAGCCATGTCAGTATCTACCTTCATGGAGAGCGTATTGCTTATCATATCCGGGACCGCAGGCCCTATAAGTATACCACGGTTAAAGAACATCTTCCATCAAGTCATCAGTTTGTAAGCGAGTGGAACCCTTCAAAGTTCATAGAATGGGCTGACAGGATAGATCCCCATGTAAAGTCTTACATAGAGAAGGTTCTTGAAAACAGATCATATCCCGAGCAGACTTACCGCAGTTGTGCCGGTATCCTCTCCTTTGACCGCAAAGCCGGAAGGGAGCGCCTGGTTGCAGCATGTATCAGAGCCGGGGAATACGGAGTATACAATTACAAAGTTATAGAGCAGATAATCAATAATAAACTTGACAGGATACAATCAAGGCCGGAGATTACTGCAATGCCCACGCATGCAAACATACGCGGGGCTGGGTATTACCATTAAACAATAAAAACAAGATCACAATGACACATGAAATTATACAGTTAATGCAACACTTGCGCCTTCCTGGCATGAGGGCGGCATACGAAGGCATTATCTCGGCAAAGAATATGCAATCAATCAGTAATGATGAGCTGCTAAACCTCATTCTCCAGGCGGAACTACAGGAGAGGGAGAACCAGAAAGCCGGACGACGGTTGAGCAACGCAAAGTTCCGTCTACAGGCTTCCATGGAAGAAATAGACTTCATCTCTTCAAGAGGCATAGATAAAACCAGACTTCTGCGCCTCTCTGACGGTTCTTTTATCAGATCCGCCGACAATGTTCTCATTACAGGGCCAACAGGCGTGGGTAAAAGCTATATCGCAACAGCTCTTGGACATCAGGCCTGTCAGCTTGGTTATAAAGTCAATTATTTTAATGCACAGAAGCTTTTTACATTGCTCCGGATGTCAAGAGCCGATGAGTCCTACCTGCGGCAGTTAAAACGCCTGGAAAGACAGGACCTTCTCATTATTGATGACTTCGGGATGCAGCCACTGGATGAGTTGACACGGATGATGCTACTGGAAATCATAGAAGATCGTCACCAGAAACGCTCGACGATAATTGCTTCTCAACTCCCGGTTGCTAAGTGGCATGAAATCATTGGTGAAAGCACAGTTGCAGACGCTATACTTGACCGGCTGGTACACACTGCTCACAGGCTTGAACTGTCAGGAGAATCTATGAGAAAAAGAAGAAGAGAATAAATTTTTACTTTTGTTGATCGTTCATTGATAACCGCTCACCATTGCCCTCACGGGGTTGGCCTCCGGCGGAGGGGGTCAATTAACCGGAATGAGGGGTCAGTTTGTCCGGAATAAACACGTTACACCGACTCCCCTCAGAGATTTGCCCTACTTTGGTCTGAACATTTGCTAAACCCGTCAATTATTCTTGTTGTAAAACTGGTGTCAAGCAAAGAATAATTTTACAATTGGGCATAGGAAACCTGAAATGATTTTGTATGGACCCGCACCCTTGCTAACTATAACTCAAAATGTGAAATTGAAATAACCAATTGATGGATTGTCCAAGATACCGATCAACATTGCCCTGTCAAGTAACATGTTTGATTCTTCACAGCATGTTTCAGGCAGCAGGGCACAATTATGACAAGCAGCCAGATTGCAGGAGTTTGGCCCTTGCCCATGACTATCAATGCAGATTGGGTCGCTTGAACACCATCTTGAATTTTCTATTGCATTGTACACAATTGTTTCAAGATTTCCAGGTTTGCCTTGTCTGACGAGGCCGCCTAAAGAACCTTCAGAATCTCCTGAGGCAGTATAAATCAAAACCCCATTCATTGTTTCTTCAGAAAATTCAAGGTTGCAATAGATTCTTTCTCTCAATGATGAACTGCCGTATCCGCATTCGAAACTAAACTGATTTATTACTAAATGAGCAAAAGTATGAATCAGAATAAACTCTGGCTTTATTTCCCTGCGTTTATGTCCTTTGGCCTCCCTGGGTCTGTTGTAATTGTTAGATAGAAATTTTGCCCGGTTAATCACATCTTCTTTCTTAGCCCATTCCTTTAAACGCTTTTCATTAAATTCAAAGAATACACCTTCCCCTCTGACCACAACTGCCGGGAGCCATTCAATGCTCTGTCCAAGTTTTATGAAATTCCTTTTATCTGTCAAAGATTTTCCATCATCAGGTAGCCATCTTGAGAAACCGGTAAAAGCTCTTGTTTCCCTCAGCTTGTGTAATAGTCCAATACTTTTGAAACCATTACTGACAGCACCTCCTGATTCTAAATCATCATAAGTGCCTGCCTGAATTTTTGTAACATAGAAATCCTGGTTTTCTCCTCCTGATTCAGAAAGTATTGCATCATATTCCATCTTTCTGTATTTCTCTTCTGAATCATCAGTGCCTGAAATGTCTTTACCTGCGATTCTTTTTGATGCTGCATCCAATAACCGTTCAGTGTAAAATTCTTTTTTATCCTCAGAAAAAAATCTTTCTGCCACTAACTCAAATCTCATTCGCTGGAAATTTCCGTTCTCCATTCCAGTTGTGAGAAAACCCCAGTTCTTTTCCAATACATCAACAAGCTTTCTGTCAATCGAGCTTTCCCATTGCGGTAAATATATTGAACTACGAACCTGCGAAAAATAAACATTTGACGCACCTTTTTGAACCACTCTGAGTTCTTCGCCACAATGTATTGTATTACCTCTCTCTCTTTCTTCACCAAGCCATGGACGGCCACCAGAGCATGTTATCCCGATTTTTGTAAGTGCGCTTTCGTTGAAAGCTCCTCCCATGGTTTTATATGCCCCGCAACTACAGGTAATTTCTATGCCTGTTAATGCCCCTGAGCTCCTTCCTGCTCTTAAACGTAGATTATGGATGCCCTCAGGAGCAGCACCATTGTGCACCCACTCCATAAAAGGAAAATCCTCAATATGCCCATGTTTAGGGCAAATTGCAATGAAACGAACTGGAATTAACCGCTGTCTTTTTCTTTCGGGAATTTCATTACATGACCTGCCTGAACCAAATGAAATACCAGAACAAGTTGGTTTTTGTGAGTCGTAAATGGATGCCTTTTCCATATGCCCACACCTTGTACAATAGTGCCATCGGGGGAATCGCACAAATGGAATTTTCAATGACGGATTTGTAACACCGGGGCCCGGATCTCTGAAATCAGGAGGCAACCTGAATTCTTTTACTCCTAATCTTTTTGCTAATCGTTCTTCAGTTATTATGAATTCATCTAACTCAGAAATCGTTCTAAATTTTTCTTCCCATATATCCAGGCCGACAACCATTAATGATTCATCTTTGGGGAAGTTTATCATCTGTCCAACACCCCAGGGAGAAATCAACTGTGACCTTCTTATTGGCTTTTTGGCTGGCATATTTTAGTTGTCAATGTTTATATATTCTGCAGGAATTACATATGCTTCACAGGTTGAATCAACATTTCTCATTGATGTTGGTGTTGACCATGCTCGCACCTTTATATCTTCAGATGGATTTGTTCCAGCCGGGTACATTAATGGTGTATTTGTCTGCTGACCGAAAGAACCATACACAAGAGGTAATTCGTTTTTCCAATACTCAAGTTTTTCTTCAATTAATTGCAGTGTTTTGTTATATTCTTCCTCATCTATCAGATTAACTCTGTCATAGATTATTTGTGTTACTCTTTCAATAATCTCTATCTGTGGAAAGGGCCTTGGGGTGTTTGCGCTCTGGTCAGCTGAATAGCATCTGATTAGTCCAACCAAAACTGCATGCAAAGCTCTTTCTCTTGCCGGTGCTGAAAATGGAGTAACACTTGTCGGTTCCACTTTGCTATAGATTTTCGAATGATATTCCTGGAAGTGTTCAAAGTGTGAACGGTCTCTTGGCTTTGAACAATTATAGATCGTTAAGACAAGTCCCGGACCTTTTTTTGAACGACCAACGCGACTCGTTGCCTGAATATATTCCGAAGTGGTTTTTGGTTGTCCGATTACTGTCATTAATCCTAACCTTGGAATATCAACTCCAACAGAAATCATATTGGTTGCAAGGCAAACATCGACCGGAAATTCTGACTTATCACCAGACCACGGTTTTGAAAGTTGCTCCAGGTATTCAGGAATGTCACTGCTATTAATACGACTTGTCAATTCAATGTCGCGGTTTATAAACCTTCTTTCTTCCCCTTTGATTGCCTTTCTGATCCAGATAGAATTCATGTATTCCCTTATATCTGCACGAATTAGGGTTGCTGCATGACCTAATTCACGAATACTATTGAAGTATATCAATGATGTCCAGTACGGGTCTCTCAGAATTTCTTCTGTAACCGAAATTGATTTTACCGATTGCAGTAACGCAGAAATTACTCTCACCTGGGCAGTTGCATGTGAGGGTAATGCAGATGCAAATATTCCAGCATATATTCTACCTGTGGTAGTTGTATCCTCATATGCGAAGAATGAATCGCCTGCATTTAAACATTGTGCTGGGAAAATATTCACATTGTCTGTACCTCTGCCATAGAGAGAATTGATTTGCTCTTTAGCTCTGCTGATAGTTGCTGATGAAGCAATGATTTTGGGTTTGATATTGTTTGCAGTGCAGAGTTCTTCAATCATTGTTTCATACAAACCAACCATTGAACCCAATGGACCTGAAATTAAATGTAACTCGTCCTGAATAATAAGTTCAGGTGGGGAAAAAGGTCTGACGTTTCCTCTGAAACCAAAAAGCGTTTTTGCTTCAGGTTTCCATGTCAGCATCGCAAATTTGTCAACGGTCCCAATTAAAAGAGTAGGCGGAGAGTCATAAATGTCTTCATCAATAACAATCAATGGTAAATTATAATCGGGTTTCGAAAAATCACATTGCTGATTATCGCATTGGTAAACGATTGTTTCTTTTGTTCCAGGTTTTCTCCTCTTGTAGCCCTTCACCTTGTTTGCTCTGGACTCTTTCAGATAACCCATCTGTGAGCCGCACCAGGGACACTTCAAAACAATAAAAGGATTTTCTTCTTCCCTGCCTTGCTCCATTATCTGGAATGCCTTTCTTGCTGCATCCCTTTTATTCGGAGTTAATTCCCCAACCCAAAGTCCAATCGAAATTCTTGATGTTCCTAATTCTTCCTCATTCTCTTTTCTGATTTTATCGCATGCACAAATCAAAGATGCTGCCCTTTGAAACTGTTGTGCTGTCAGTAGTCGCAGTGTGTAACGCATCAGCACAGTTGTTCCTTCATCGTTTTTGTTCTTTAATCTTTTCAGGAAAATCGTAAATGCAGATAACCCCAGATATGCTTCGGTTTTGCCTCCTCCTGTCGGGAACCAGATCAGGTCAACCATTTCTCTGTCTGCATGGCTTGCATCTGACATTGCACTAAGATTCATCAGGATAAAAGCAAGCTGAAAAGGTCTCCATGAACCAAGACCAGGCTTCCATGTTGTACTGTCATTTATATCAGGAATGATTGCATCCTTCAGGCCTGTAATGTTGCCTTTGTCAATAATCCAGTTTCTGGTTTCTATACTGTAATGCAGCTGCTGTAATAGCATTGCACGGTTCATTAACCTGAAAGCACGATTTACCTTTTCATTGCTTCGCAAAATGTCAGTCCCTTCCTTCATTCGCTGTAAACATAAACGACAACTCTCGATATGCCTCAGAGCAGTTTCGAGCAGTTCATCTTTCAATTCATCATGTGCTGTTTTTTCCTGTTGGTTTAT
Encoded proteins:
- a CDS encoding IS66 family transposase — its product is MTSEQEIAVLKAENETLRKRVVTLEDQLYWLRKKVFGKMSEKNLPLDPAVLSEPTLFGEEMTEEEKAALEAEVAKANAAELKVIKVKTFERKPRKAIDTGNLEVKEEHIYPEVANKEDYTELDPEITEVLVYVSEQLYVRRIIRHKLVLKSNLQIKDPERNVFEMAPLPAMPLPKCMASASLLTDIIIQKFFYHMPFYRVIQKYKELGDTISNSTMNDWYAATCEKLKLLYDILKREVLSKDYIQVDESTLPVIDNEKHRAVKGYMWCTRAVEDHQVVFHYDMGSRGYETARKLLRGYRGTIQADGYGAYDQFEGDPRIQVIGCWAHARRKFSDAIEEDNRKASEGLIYINKLYHIENEAREAGTSAEALKDKRRKESYPVILEFEKWMYDTVSKVSENSRMGKAISYTLPLLPRLSRYVNDGRFRIDNNLVENAIRPLALGRKNFLFCGNHDAAIRAAIIYSLIGSCKAAGVDPRQWMERTCLCVYPDARKTRMHLLNSFRTTGQESTQIRRKRSNPELFGTKKTNLQPSCAWLVKSFTSCIISNQNV
- the tnpB gene encoding IS66 family insertion sequence element accessory protein TnpB (TnpB, as the term is used for proteins encoded by IS66 family insertion elements, is considered an accessory protein, since TnpC, encoded by a neighboring gene, is a DDE family transposase.) codes for the protein MFSLEEEFRYWLYSDPTDMRKSYYTLSGLVNNKMGTDPRNGDVYIFINKRRNRIKLLHYETGGMVIYSKMLDRGTFGMPISDTEGVVSTSLKWGDLRKMVERIMSDPDSRQARLDGLKSMWKK
- the istB gene encoding IS21-like element helper ATPase IstB yields the protein MTHEIIQLMQHLRLPGMRAAYEGIISAKNMQSISNDELLNLILQAELQERENQKAGRRLSNAKFRLQASMEEIDFISSRGIDKTRLLRLSDGSFIRSADNVLITGPTGVGKSYIATALGHQACQLGYKVNYFNAQKLFTLLRMSRADESYLRQLKRLERQDLLIIDDFGMQPLDELTRMMLLEIIEDRHQKRSTIIASQLPVAKWHEIIGESTVADAILDRLVHTAHRLELSGESMRKRRRE
- a CDS encoding DUF1998 domain-containing protein, producing the protein MPAKKPIRRSQLISPWGVGQMINFPKDESLMVVGLDIWEEKFRTISELDEFIITEERLAKRLGVKEFRLPPDFRDPGPGVTNPSLKIPFVRFPRWHYCTRCGHMEKASIYDSQKPTCSGISFGSGRSCNEIPERKRQRLIPVRFIAICPKHGHIEDFPFMEWVHNGAAPEGIHNLRLRAGRSSGALTGIEITCSCGAYKTMGGAFNESALTKIGITCSGGRPWLGEERERGNTIHCGEELRVVQKGASNVYFSQVRSSIYLPQWESSIDRKLVDVLEKNWGFLTTGMENGNFQRMRFELVAERFFSEDKKEFYTERLLDAASKRIAGKDISGTDDSEEKYRKMEYDAILSESGGENQDFYVTKIQAGTYDDLESGGAVSNGFKSIGLLHKLRETRAFTGFSRWLPDDGKSLTDKRNFIKLGQSIEWLPAVVVRGEGVFFEFNEKRLKEWAKKEDVINRAKFLSNNYNRPREAKGHKRREIKPEFILIHTFAHLVINQFSFECGYGSSSLRERIYCNLEFSEETMNGVLIYTASGDSEGSLGGLVRQGKPGNLETIVYNAIENSRWCSSDPICIDSHGQGPNSCNLAACHNCALLPETCCEESNMLLDRAMLIGILDNPSIGYFNFTF
- a CDS encoding helicase-related protein, translated to MREDILKFLYKELIGPDPVKPHVQDNGEEILLNEPPRLRYGAGALFPRSATIEKLDFTSSEEESILENPENEKKEVDDPVKADDSNAPVDMAEDFEEEIGLANSFLPSAMGFSCFSRIPKDGFSVKVKAGVYEIRDYSYLKEDGNAITRKAFFRISLDQEFILNTGEIPTQSGKTTDKHLYDKNGKETNLKLNIRNRTHENENGKNIHLLTFTLINQNTGGTENIRNEDCFFQVSFSVSSSEKCFCQYKAAASKTDKDDEKSNLLLFRKKKTFAVGHGCSPLWNDNDIEFTDSISTEAIPVYEMKPIVPNELKSVELKMFDMCDLSRKDITTHLVRLNSKYESWINQQEKTAHDELKDELLETALRHIESCRLCLQRMKEGTDILRSNEKVNRAFRLMNRAMLLQQLHYSIETRNWIIDKGNITGLKDAIIPDINDSTTWKPGLGSWRPFQLAFILMNLSAMSDASHADREMVDLIWFPTGGGKTEAYLGLSAFTIFLKRLKNKNDEGTTVLMRYTLRLLTAQQFQRAASLICACDKIRKENEEELGTSRISIGLWVGELTPNKRDAARKAFQIMEQGREEENPFIVLKCPWCGSQMGYLKESRANKVKGYKRRKPGTKETIVYQCDNQQCDFSKPDYNLPLIVIDEDIYDSPPTLLIGTVDKFAMLTWKPEAKTLFGFRGNVRPFSPPELIIQDELHLISGPLGSMVGLYETMIEELCTANNIKPKIIASSATISRAKEQINSLYGRGTDNVNIFPAQCLNAGDSFFAYEDTTTTGRIYAGIFASALPSHATAQVRVISALLQSVKSISVTEEILRDPYWTSLIYFNSIRELGHAATLIRADIREYMNSIWIRKAIKGEERRFINRDIELTSRINSSDIPEYLEQLSKPWSGDKSEFPVDVCLATNMISVGVDIPRLGLMTVIGQPKTTSEYIQATSRVGRSKKGPGLVLTIYNCSKPRDRSHFEHFQEYHSKIYSKVEPTSVTPFSAPARERALHAVLVGLIRCYSADQSANTPRPFPQIEIIERVTQIIYDRVNLIDEEEYNKTLQLIEEKLEYWKNELPLVYGSFGQQTNTPLMYPAGTNPSEDIKVRAWSTPTSMRNVDSTCEAYVIPAEYINIDN